The sequence below is a genomic window from Streptomyces sp. NBC_00582.
GTCCGGCTCGCCGAGGCAGAGCAGCGCCGTCGCGTGCCGCAGGGACTGCCGGGCCCGGTGCGCCCACCAGTCGGCGGCGATCCGGGCGAACCGCTCCTTCGGCATGAGGGACTTGACCTGGTCGACGAGGGCGTGGCCGCGCAGCGGGTGGCTGTTCAGCAGCCGCTGGCAGCGGTTGAGCAGATCCTCGGAGAGCCGGCCGGGGCGGCCGGCGCCCTTCTCCAGGGCGCGGAACTGGTCGGCGAGCTGGCGCACCGACCGGGTGCGGATCTCCACCCTGCGGCCGTCGACGAAGAGCAGCGACGGCATGGTGGGCAGGTCGTCCTCGGAGCGGGCGACGAGCAGGAAGTCGATGTCGGAGGAGGGGTTGCCGAAGCCCTCCGCGATGGAGCCCTCCAGCACCACGGCCCAGTCGGCGCCCGGGGGGAGTTCGGCGAGCGACTTGTCGAGCAGGTCTTGCAGCTGGTCCTCGGTGAGGATCACGGATGTGTCTCCGTCCTGGGAGTGTCCGGGTTCTCGGCGGACGCGCCGCCGTCGGGCGGATCGGCGAGTACGGTGACCGTGCCGGCGGCGCCGTCGACGCGCAGCAGGGTGCCGGTGCGGATCTCGGTGGTGGCGTTCCTGACCTGGACCACCGTGGGGATGCCCAACTCCCGGGCGACGACGGCGACATGGGTCAGCGGGCTGCCGCGTTCGACGACCAGCGCGGCGGCCGAGGGCAGCGCGGCCACCCAGCCGGGGTCGGTGCGGTAGGCGAGCAGGATGCCGCCGCCGATGTCACGGGGGGTGTCGGTGACCACGGCGGGGCCTTCGACGACTCCGGGGCAGCAGGGGGTGCCGCGCAGTTCGCGGGCGCCGCTGCGGGCGGCGGGGCCGCTGCTCCAGCCGGCCCGTTCCAGGTTGCCCGACCAGTACGGGGCGCCTCGGGTGGTGAAGCGGGCCGGGGCGTGCAGCTCGGCGTCCGCCGCGAGCCGGGTGCGCCGCAGCGCGGCCAGGTCCTTCAGCTCGGTGTGGGCGATCATGCCCTCGTAGGCACCCCTGACCTCCTCCAGGCGCAGCATGAACACGTCGTCCCAGGAGGTGAGGGCGCCGGCGCGGGCGAGGTCGCGGCCCAGGGCGCGCAGCATCCGTTTGGCGGCGCCGAAGGCGCGGGTGCGGCAGAACCGGAGCCGTTCGCGGTCGGTGAGGGCGGCGCGGGCCTTGCGCCGTACCCGCTCGTACACCCAGCGGCGGGGACCGCGCAGATGCCGGTCGAGGTAGGCGTCGGCGTCGGCCTCGCCCCCGTGCTCGCCCGCGCCGCTCCCCCGGTTCTCCGGCAGGGCGTCGCGCAGCAGGCTGAACAACCCGGCCGGGTTCTCGTACAGGTCGGGGACCTCGAGCTTGAGTTCGTCGGGGCTGCGGTAGCCGTAGGCGGCGACGTAGGCGTCGACGGCCGCGACGATGCCGGTGTGTCCGGCCTCGGCCAGCGCCTGGTAGGCGTCCGTGTCGGCGGTGTGCTCCAGCAGCTGCCGCGCCTCGTCGTCGGCGCGCACCGCCGCGGCCAGCTCGGCGAGCGCCCAGGCCGGTTCGGCGGACTCGACGTCGCCGCCGGGAGCGGCCGCGGCCCAGGTGAACCACTCGGGGGCGTCGGGCAGCCAGCGGCGGGTGAGCAGGGCCAGCAGGCCGACGGAGAGCAGGATCGTGGCGTCCAGGGCCTGCATGGGGCCCCACTTCTCGATGAGTTCCTTCTGCAGCCGCCGGAAGCGGCGGTAGGTCTCGTCCCCGGGCAGCGCGTCGTAGTCGACGTTGTTGAAGACCTCGTACGCCCGGTAGAAGTCGCGGTGGAAGCTCTCCACCGACTTCCCGATGGTCAGGAAGCGCCGGGTGAAGACGGCCGTGCGGGCGAGTTGGGAGAGACGGCCGCGCAGTCCGGGCCGGGGGGTGAAGGGGTGCAGTGCGTCGGCGGTCTCGTCGGAGATGCTCTCCGCGACGCCCAGCGACTTCTCCAGCACCCGGCGGTTGAGCGGGTACAGCGGCGCCAGGCGCACCATGCGGTACCAGTGGTACAGGTTGTAGTAGACCCGTCCGTGGACGTAGCCGAGCAGGTGCGGGGTCCACTCCTGGACCTCACGGAGCCGGTCGCCCCGGACGCCCAGCGCGCGGGCGTAGCTCTCGTACACCTTGGCGTAGGTGTCGGCGGCGAAGCTGTAGGTGAGCGGGGAGACGACGCCGCTGAAGCTTTCGATGATGTTGGAGTTGTCCCAGATCCGCAGCTCCCCCTCGGCTTCCGGCGCGGTGCCCGGTGGTGGGCCGAGGGTGGTGACGGGGCGGCTCTGCAGGAGCCACAGGGTGCCGTCGGCGATGGCCCATTCGATGTCCTGGGGGGCGCCGTAGTGGGCGGTGGCGCGCACCCCGGCGGCGTGCAGCAGGGCCAGGTCGTCGGCGGTCAGGGCCGGCGCCTCGCGGTCCTCGTCGGTGACCGGCGTCACGGTGCAGCCCGGTCCGGTGCCGGCGTCGTAGCGTTCCTGCTTGTCACCGATGACGGTGCTGAGCGGTTCGCCGGTGGTGGCGTCGAGGACGACGGTGTCGGCGTCGACCGCGCCGGAGACCAGCCCCTCCCCCAGACCGTGGACGGCGCTGACCACATGGCGGTCGGTGCGGCCGGTCGTCGGGTCGGCGGTGAACAGCACGCCGCTGCGCTCCGCGGGCACCATGCGCTGGACGACGACGGCGACGCCCGCGGTGCCGGGGGGCAGCCCGCGCTGCGCCCGGTAGAGCAGGGAGCGTTCGGAGAATCCGGAGGCCCAGCACCGGCGGACGTGGGCGGTGACCTCGTCGAGGCCGCTGACGTTGAGGTAGCTGTCGAACTGGCCGGCGAAGGAGTGCTCGGT
It includes:
- a CDS encoding phosphoenolpyruvate synthase; the encoded protein is MSLTTESEHQSLGVLSPSSDESLIARCAGGKGRNLHALTAAGFQVPEWSVIGLDVFADFSRTSGLDERLARLLADGWDTTAGRVAAEIAALVEATPLDERTASAIALAYRQAGGQLVAVRSSGQEEDGTEHSFAGQFDSYLNVSGLDEVTAHVRRCWASGFSERSLLYRAQRGLPPGTAGVAVVVQRMVPAERSGVLFTADPTTGRTDRHVVSAVHGLGEGLVSGAVDADTVVLDATTGEPLSTVIGDKQERYDAGTGPGCTVTPVTDEDREAPALTADDLALLHAAGVRATAHYGAPQDIEWAIADGTLWLLQSRPVTTLGPPPGTAPEAEGELRIWDNSNIIESFSGVVSPLTYSFAADTYAKVYESYARALGVRGDRLREVQEWTPHLLGYVHGRVYYNLYHWYRMVRLAPLYPLNRRVLEKSLGVAESISDETADALHPFTPRPGLRGRLSQLARTAVFTRRFLTIGKSVESFHRDFYRAYEVFNNVDYDALPGDETYRRFRRLQKELIEKWGPMQALDATILLSVGLLALLTRRWLPDAPEWFTWAAAAPGGDVESAEPAWALAELAAAVRADDEARQLLEHTADTDAYQALAEAGHTGIVAAVDAYVAAYGYRSPDELKLEVPDLYENPAGLFSLLRDALPENRGSGAGEHGGEADADAYLDRHLRGPRRWVYERVRRKARAALTDRERLRFCRTRAFGAAKRMLRALGRDLARAGALTSWDDVFMLRLEEVRGAYEGMIAHTELKDLAALRRTRLAADAELHAPARFTTRGAPYWSGNLERAGWSSGPAARSGARELRGTPCCPGVVEGPAVVTDTPRDIGGGILLAYRTDPGWVAALPSAAALVVERGSPLTHVAVVARELGIPTVVQVRNATTEIRTGTLLRVDGAAGTVTVLADPPDGGASAENPDTPRTETHP